Proteins co-encoded in one Verrucomicrobiota bacterium genomic window:
- a CDS encoding HupE/UreJ family protein — protein MLGISAARLEAHWSSDSQLDIVVTNGTVRIQWAILWRDLDALLRIDDNGDGIYPESEWGKRADDVNLYAASHLGVRLDGTVGALEPGAIRSMEAIDGVYGILEFLIRGVGDPEKVELDYRLFEGLDPHHRGLVRLTGAGQVQTAILDQIEPQQVFILARPNPREQFWDFGRKGVYHIWTGADHLLFLLALLLPSVLRWRDGRWEPVERLGQAGWAVLKVVTCFTVAHSLTLGLAAAGVVSLPPRPVETVIALSVALAAANNLRPIWRGGEAGMAFGFGLVHGFGFASILLDLGLSARSLLWPLAGFNAGVELGQLACVAVFFPVAAAMRGKAVYPNHVLRWGSGAILLVSAGWAMERATGGEWMPF, from the coding sequence ATGCTCGGGATCAGTGCCGCGCGCCTGGAGGCTCATTGGTCGAGCGACAGCCAGTTGGACATTGTGGTGACCAACGGGACGGTTCGCATTCAATGGGCGATCTTGTGGAGAGATCTGGATGCCTTGTTGAGAATCGACGACAATGGCGACGGGATTTATCCGGAATCCGAATGGGGCAAGCGGGCCGATGACGTCAACCTCTATGCCGCGTCGCATCTGGGCGTGCGCCTTGACGGCACGGTGGGCGCTCTGGAACCGGGTGCCATCCGATCCATGGAAGCGATCGATGGTGTTTATGGCATTCTGGAGTTTCTCATTCGAGGCGTGGGTGATCCGGAGAAGGTGGAGTTGGACTACCGGTTGTTTGAGGGACTCGACCCGCATCATCGAGGCCTTGTCCGGTTGACGGGTGCGGGCCAGGTGCAGACCGCGATCCTGGACCAGATCGAGCCCCAGCAAGTGTTCATCCTGGCGCGACCCAACCCGCGAGAGCAGTTCTGGGATTTTGGACGGAAGGGGGTTTATCACATTTGGACGGGCGCGGATCATTTGCTTTTTCTTTTGGCGCTGTTGCTGCCTTCGGTGTTGCGTTGGAGAGACGGGCGATGGGAGCCGGTGGAGAGACTGGGCCAGGCAGGGTGGGCGGTGTTGAAAGTGGTGACCTGTTTTACGGTGGCGCATTCGTTGACCTTGGGCCTGGCGGCGGCTGGGGTGGTTTCGCTTCCCCCGCGTCCCGTGGAAACGGTGATCGCGCTTTCCGTCGCGCTGGCGGCGGCGAACAATTTGCGTCCGATCTGGCGTGGCGGCGAGGCAGGGATGGCCTTCGGATTCGGGCTGGTGCATGGTTTTGGATTTGCCTCGATCTTGCTGGACCTTGGATTGTCCGCCCGTTCCTTGCTGTGGCCGCTGGCGGGCTTTAACGCGGGGGTGGAGTTGGGACAGCTTGCCTGTGTGGCAGTGTTTTTCCCTGTGGCGGCAGCCATGCGGGGGAAGGCGGTTTACCCGAACCATGTTCTGCGCTGGGGATCGGGAGCCATTCTGTTGGTGTCGGCGGGCTGGGCGATGGAGCGGGCGACGGGCGGTGAATGGATGCCGTTTTGA